A genomic stretch from Ammoniphilus sp. CFH 90114 includes:
- a CDS encoding PhzF family phenazine biosynthesis protein, whose product MRKIKVYHVDAFTSEPFGGNAAGIVPDAKELSMEEMQKIARELNLSETAFILPTQDSKADFRIRYFTPTNEIDFCGHATVGLSWLLATEYEWGERADRVVLETYIGLVPVEWNKEEGRLKGVVMTQVPPKIREDFFDIHLIAEWVGVSVEDIDSRYPIKCAHTGNWHLLVPIKNQEAIDQASPKLSELEAMNREKNIVTTHLFTFDTKEEGYDLYTRDFAPAVGIAEDPVTGSANGALAGYLVLEGFLNRHQAHTLKIAQGHTVGRPGTLEVSISPGDKEPVIKVGGAAVVTIEGMLTLPN is encoded by the coding sequence ATGCGAAAAATCAAAGTTTATCATGTAGATGCTTTTACCAGTGAGCCATTCGGTGGGAATGCTGCCGGCATCGTACCAGATGCTAAGGAATTATCCATGGAAGAGATGCAGAAAATCGCGAGGGAGCTGAATCTGTCAGAGACAGCGTTTATTCTTCCTACTCAGGACTCTAAGGCTGACTTTCGAATACGTTACTTTACACCTACAAATGAAATTGATTTTTGTGGACATGCCACTGTAGGTCTATCTTGGTTGCTTGCGACTGAGTATGAGTGGGGTGAGCGAGCAGATAGGGTCGTATTAGAAACATATATTGGGCTAGTACCTGTGGAGTGGAACAAGGAGGAGGGGAGGTTAAAAGGCGTTGTCATGACGCAAGTTCCTCCGAAGATCCGTGAGGACTTCTTTGATATCCACTTGATTGCGGAATGGGTTGGTGTTTCGGTAGAGGATATCGATTCGCGTTATCCGATAAAATGTGCCCATACAGGAAATTGGCATTTACTTGTCCCCATTAAAAATCAAGAAGCAATAGATCAAGCTTCCCCTAAGTTAAGCGAGCTCGAAGCCATGAACCGTGAAAAGAATATCGTCACGACGCATTTATTCACTTTTGATACGAAAGAAGAGGGTTATGACCTTTACACTCGTGACTTTGCTCCAGCAGTGGGAATTGCGGAGGATCCTGTCACAGGTTCGGCTAATGGAGCCCTAGCGGGATATTTAGTTTTGGAGGGATTCCTTAACAGACATCAAGCGCATACGTTAAAAATTGCTCAAGGTCATACCGTGGGCAGACCGGGGACACTCGAGGTTTCGATTTCCCCAGGAGACAAGGAACCTGTTATCAAAGTGGGTGGGGCAGCTGTTGTTACAATAGAAGGGATGCTTACTTTGCCTAACTAA
- a CDS encoding amidohydrolase, whose amino-acid sequence MKKAGKWLLSMVLAFSMFSGGALAAKDQEIADTVYTNGNIYTVDGKFSKADALAVKDDKLVYVGNKGLVKKYIGPKTKVVDLQGKTVIPGLNDGHLHFPGMAMNTLRIDGFNKPKEEILRLVKEDAEKREPGEWIIGRGWNHELWPDRKFPTKEDLDAVAPNNPVVLTRVDGHSVWVNSMALEIGGITKDTPNPQGGEIIRDSNGEATGMLIDTAEDPVVSKIPPFTADRVQEGMKKAQEELFREGITSATDAGTHLNHIESMKALYEKDQLKVRLNVMVANGQGGATGESLAFAYGKGPEIGLYGDRLTIRSVKLVGDGSLGSRSAALIEDYHDRPGHKGNYRFTDEELYRLVKEARKYGFQVATHAIGDGAIQQSINVYERVLKEDPLPDHRWKIEHFQVANAEEIQKIAELGIMPSMQPVHATSDKNMAEDRVGPERIKYAYAWRKTIDAGSHIVGGSDAPVELVNPFHGIYAAITRMDREGTPEGGWYPEEKMTREEALRAFTIWAAEGHFEENLKGSLEVGKLADFIVIDRDIMKCPETEIKDIQVLKTVLGGEVVYEKK is encoded by the coding sequence TTGAAAAAAGCAGGTAAGTGGTTGTTATCCATGGTTTTAGCTTTTTCGATGTTTTCGGGTGGAGCTTTAGCGGCAAAGGATCAAGAGATTGCGGATACAGTCTATACAAACGGAAATATTTACACGGTAGATGGTAAATTTTCCAAGGCAGATGCGCTCGCTGTTAAAGACGATAAACTTGTTTATGTTGGCAACAAAGGACTGGTGAAAAAGTACATAGGTCCAAAGACGAAGGTCGTTGATTTACAGGGAAAGACCGTGATTCCAGGGTTGAATGATGGTCATCTTCATTTTCCTGGCATGGCCATGAATACGCTGAGAATAGATGGATTTAATAAGCCAAAGGAAGAGATTTTAAGGTTAGTTAAAGAGGATGCGGAAAAGCGGGAACCAGGAGAATGGATTATTGGTCGAGGTTGGAATCATGAGTTATGGCCAGATCGAAAATTCCCAACAAAAGAGGATTTAGACGCCGTAGCGCCAAATAATCCTGTTGTGCTTACTCGTGTAGATGGTCACTCTGTTTGGGTCAATTCTATGGCACTTGAAATTGGAGGAATTACAAAGGACACACCTAACCCACAGGGTGGGGAAATTATCCGAGACAGCAATGGTGAAGCAACAGGGATGCTCATTGATACAGCGGAAGACCCGGTGGTATCTAAGATCCCTCCTTTTACTGCAGATCGTGTACAAGAAGGGATGAAGAAAGCCCAAGAAGAACTATTTCGTGAAGGGATCACAAGTGCGACAGATGCGGGAACTCATTTGAACCACATCGAAAGTATGAAAGCGCTTTATGAAAAAGATCAACTGAAAGTTAGGTTGAATGTTATGGTAGCTAATGGTCAAGGCGGTGCCACTGGGGAGAGTTTAGCTTTCGCCTATGGCAAAGGACCGGAGATTGGATTGTATGGGGATCGATTAACCATTCGTTCCGTGAAGCTGGTTGGGGATGGATCCCTTGGTTCTCGTAGTGCCGCGTTAATAGAAGACTATCATGATCGCCCGGGGCATAAAGGCAATTATCGATTTACAGATGAAGAATTATATCGATTAGTTAAAGAAGCACGTAAGTATGGTTTCCAAGTGGCTACACACGCGATAGGAGATGGAGCTATTCAACAGTCCATTAACGTTTATGAAAGAGTACTCAAGGAGGATCCACTGCCTGATCATCGCTGGAAGATAGAGCATTTCCAAGTTGCGAATGCTGAAGAAATTCAGAAAATCGCAGAGCTTGGCATTATGCCATCCATGCAGCCTGTCCATGCAACCTCAGATAAAAATATGGCTGAGGATCGAGTAGGACCTGAACGAATTAAGTATGCCTATGCTTGGAGAAAGACCATTGATGCGGGCTCTCACATTGTTGGTGGATCTGACGCTCCAGTTGAGCTAGTCAATCCATTCCACGGTATTTATGCCGCTATCACAAGAATGGACCGTGAGGGTACACCTGAGGGTGGTTGGTATCCAGAAGAAAAAATGACGAGAGAAGAAGCTTTGCGCGCTTTCACGATTTGGGCTGCCGAAGGCCATTTTGAAGAAAATTTAAAAGGTAGTTTAGAAGTTGGAAAATTGGCTGATTTTATCGTCATCGACCGTGACATTATGAAGTGCCCAGAAACTGAAATAAAAGATATTCAAGTGCTTAAAACGGTGCTTGGAGGAGAAGTCGTCTACGAAAAGAAATAG
- a CDS encoding sorbosone dehydrogenase family protein, with protein MKLVRLFFMAMILFIVTACSENITEDDPKPELFPYVVETVAERLDVPWEMDVAADGRIFFTERPGLVRVIVDGVLHKEPVIRMDEPFRSGGEGGLLGLVLDPQFEENGYIYVYHTYEVNGEIQNRVLRLKENNNKASIDRVIIDGLPGAQNHNGGRIKMGPDGYLYITSGDRYEPELAQEKQSLGGKILRIGLDGSIPEDNPFPGSPVYSLGHRNAQGLAWHPDTMQLYASEHGQSAHDEINKIEPGGNYGWPIIEGDETLSQQPELKSPFIHSGTETWAPSGMTFITEGPWRGQLLVANLRGNQVLKLSLGSDGLEVEEIESLLQEWGRIRNVYEGPDQSIYIMTNNRDGRGKPEEADDKIYRLRPKD; from the coding sequence ATGAAGTTAGTTCGTTTGTTCTTCATGGCAATGATTCTATTCATCGTGACAGCTTGTTCAGAGAACATAACAGAAGATGATCCCAAGCCTGAATTATTTCCCTACGTGGTAGAGACAGTAGCGGAACGACTGGATGTTCCATGGGAAATGGATGTGGCAGCCGATGGTCGGATCTTTTTCACTGAACGTCCTGGTTTGGTGCGGGTAATTGTCGACGGAGTGTTACATAAAGAACCTGTGATCCGAATGGATGAACCTTTTCGAAGTGGTGGAGAAGGTGGTCTATTAGGCTTGGTGCTGGATCCTCAATTTGAGGAGAATGGCTATATTTATGTGTATCATACTTATGAAGTCAATGGTGAAATTCAAAATCGTGTGCTCCGTCTGAAAGAGAACAATAACAAGGCATCTATTGATCGGGTTATAATTGATGGTCTGCCGGGGGCACAAAATCATAATGGCGGCCGGATAAAAATGGGTCCAGATGGCTATCTGTATATCACTTCCGGTGATCGCTATGAACCAGAGTTGGCCCAGGAGAAACAGAGTCTTGGCGGGAAAATTTTGCGGATTGGATTAGATGGATCCATTCCAGAAGATAATCCTTTTCCGGGTTCACCGGTATACAGTTTAGGACATCGTAACGCGCAAGGATTAGCTTGGCATCCAGATACAATGCAACTCTATGCTTCAGAGCATGGGCAGTCGGCCCATGATGAGATTAACAAAATTGAACCAGGTGGAAATTATGGTTGGCCAATTATTGAAGGGGATGAAACGCTTAGCCAGCAGCCGGAGTTAAAATCTCCATTCATTCATAGCGGAACAGAAACTTGGGCCCCCTCTGGCATGACGTTCATAACGGAAGGACCGTGGAGAGGTCAGCTTCTAGTAGCGAATTTGCGCGGGAATCAGGTCTTAAAATTATCTCTTGGATCTGATGGCCTCGAGGTAGAGGAGATCGAATCTCTTCTTCAAGAGTGGGGGCGGATTCGTAATGTCTATGAAGGTCCAGACCAGTCCATTTATATCATGACAAATAACCGAGACGGTCGGGGCAAACCTGAAGAGGCTGACGATAAGATCTATAGACTTAGGCCGAAGGATTAG
- a CDS encoding N-acetyltransferase → MMFQSRPVSLEDFNLICTFPRNEEETFFMSPRANYPLSVEQLMDLTKERCGQTVIMDEAGQVCGYANLYNVEEGSLCWLGSVIVSPDYRGKGAAEFLIREMMSIAKDEFHVKEVHLVCHNPNTRGLMFYSRMGFKPYDVVKRTNSEGEIIAGIPMKIGV, encoded by the coding sequence ATGATGTTTCAAAGTCGCCCGGTTAGTTTAGAGGATTTCAATTTGATTTGTACTTTTCCCCGTAATGAAGAAGAAACTTTCTTTATGTCACCGAGGGCAAATTATCCACTTTCAGTTGAGCAACTCATGGACCTAACGAAGGAAAGATGCGGACAAACAGTAATAATGGATGAAGCAGGACAGGTCTGCGGGTATGCCAATCTTTACAATGTAGAAGAGGGGAGCTTGTGTTGGTTAGGCTCGGTTATTGTTTCCCCAGATTATAGGGGAAAGGGAGCCGCTGAATTTTTGATTCGTGAGATGATGAGCATCGCAAAGGATGAATTCCATGTCAAAGAGGTACACTTGGTTTGTCATAATCCGAATACGAGAGGGCTCATGTTCTATTCAAGAATGGGGTTTAAGCCCTACGATGTGGTGAAAAGAACGAATTCGGAAGGGGAAATTATCGCGGGGATACCAATGAAAATAGGTGTGTAA
- a CDS encoding DUF3892 domain-containing protein, with product MVQQKQNLQQIYQEYLLHGKQQAVQEGQAPVQAGQEEIVAVQKNEDGNLIAFKTNTGRVLDYVSALAEAKAGKLAHVDVFHKYGRDILRSELDGIEENNLDHLPEF from the coding sequence ATGGTTCAGCAGAAACAAAATTTACAACAAATATATCAAGAATACCTGCTGCACGGGAAGCAGCAAGCAGTTCAAGAAGGCCAAGCGCCCGTTCAAGCAGGTCAAGAGGAGATTGTGGCGGTGCAAAAAAATGAAGACGGTAACCTCATTGCTTTTAAAACCAACACGGGTCGCGTTTTAGATTATGTTTCTGCTCTAGCAGAAGCAAAGGCTGGAAAACTGGCTCACGTCGATGTCTTTCATAAATACGGACGTGATATCTTGCGTAGTGAACTAGATGGGATTGAAGAAAATAATTTAGATCATTTGCCCGAGTTTTGA